The Ananas comosus cultivar F153 linkage group 2, ASM154086v1, whole genome shotgun sequence genome contains a region encoding:
- the LOC109704823 gene encoding putrescine hydroxycinnamoyltransferase 1-like, which translates to MVEVEIVESDVVVPSEVTPNHTLWLSNLDLLVARSHTPTVYFYRPNGHNPGFFSVQALKQSLAKALVIFYPLAGRLHVGPTGRIEIRCTGEGALFVMARSKSVLDEFGDFAPSAEMRRLLVPKAEPANPPCILVLVQVTFFKCGGVCLGVAVHHTAADGLGALHFVNAWADIARSAELPTPPFLDRTLLRARRPPAVLFDHAEYSQNTRSAATPPFDSTILRLSKDQLNFLKSTALGSQKRLSTFKAVVAHVWRAACEARGLGGAETTTLYMTADARTRVSPPLPQNFLGNAIFRTSATAKVEDVLSNYLEFGGERIQEATARLNDGFVRSLIDYLDSVDDVRGLQKGAWAMPGTDLWVISWLGLPIYEADFGWGRPVFMGRACLQFAGLVFVMHGPEGDGGISVAVALEPENMPRFKAVFYKGLDGKGGESSPV; encoded by the exons TCTCGACCTACTGGTGGCCAGGAGCCACACTCCAACGGTCTACTTCTACCGCCCCAACGGTCACAATCCGGGCTTCTTTTCGGTGCAGGCACTCAAACAGTCCTTGGCCAAGGCACTTGTGATTTTCTACCCGCTCGCCGGCCGGCTCCACGTGGGCCCGACTGGCCGCATCGAGATCCGGTGCACCGGTGAGGGGGCCCTCTTCGTCATGGCACGATCCAAATCCGTGCTCGACGAGTTCGGGGACTTCGCGCCCTCCGCGGAGATGCGGCGGCTTCTCGTGCCCAAAGCGGAGCCCGCCAACCCGCCTTGCATCTTGGTCTTGGTTCAG GTAACGTTCTTCAAGTGCGGCGGCGTATGTCTGGGCGTGGCGGTGCACCACACGGCCGCAGATGGCCTCGGCGCCCTGCATTTCGTCAACGCGTGGGCCGACATTGCCCGCAGCGCCGAACTCCCCACGCCGCCCTTTCTCGACCGCACGCTCCTCCGCGCCCGTCGACCCCCCGCGGTGCTCTTCGACCACGCCGAGTACTCCCAGAACACGCGATCCGCCGCCACGCCGCCCTTCGACTCCACAATCCTGCGGCTCTCCAAAGACCAGCTCAATTTCCTCAAGAGCACGGCCCTTGGCTCGCAAAAGCGACTCTCCACATTCAAAGCGGTTGTTGCGCACGTGTGGCGGGCCGCGTGTGAGGCCCGGGGGCTTGGCGGCGCAGAAACTACCACTCTGTACATGACGGCCGACGCGCGAACGCGTGTGAGCCCGCCGCTCCCGCAAAACTTTCTAGGCAATGCCATATTCAGAACATCCGCAACTGCGAAAGTGGAGGACGTACTATCAAACTATCTCGAATTCGGAGGTGAAAGAATTCAGGAAGCGACCGCGAGACTAAACGATGGTTTCGTGAGGTCGCTGATAGACTACCTGGATTCGGTGGACGACGTTAGGGGGCTGCAGAAGGGGGCGTGGGCGATGCCCGGGACGGATCTGTGGGTCATTAGCTGGCTGGGGCTGCCGATCTACGAGGCTGACTTCGGGTGGGGGAGGCCGGTCTTTATGGGCCGCGCTTGTTTACAATTCGCCGGGCTGGTGTTTGTCATGCACGGCCCCGAGGGCGACGGAGGgatctccgtcgccgtcgccctGGAGCCGGAGAACATGCCCCGGTTCAAAGCGGTTTTCTACAAGGGTTTGGACGGAAAAGGGGGTGAATCATCCCCAGTCTAA